Proteins found in one Hevea brasiliensis isolate MT/VB/25A 57/8 chromosome 18, ASM3005281v1, whole genome shotgun sequence genomic segment:
- the LOC110641569 gene encoding uncharacterized protein LOC110641569, with the protein MVPAHAPENTHDHRRYAPAKALGPQMAGAPQKVGPPQKSCHHPGERAPAPKKSHDNAPEKAPQPSKKFQLLPQIKFLQSIPLSHQRHLLQGNMDVSISVRSDARPILRKSPA; encoded by the exons ATGGTCCCTGCCCATGCCCCAGAGAACACTCATGATCACCGCCGTTATGCTCCAGCGAAGGCACTAGGCCCACAGATGGCAGGAGCCCCACAGAAGGTAGGACCCCCACAGAAGTCTTGTCATCATCCCGGTGAGAGGGCTCCAGCTCCAAAGAAATCTCATGATAATGCCCCGGAGAAGGCTCCTCAGCCTTCAAAGAAGTTTCAGCTCCTCCCCCAAATAAAGTTCCTCCAGTCCATTCCACTGTCCCATCAAAGGCACCTTCTCCAGGGGAACATG GATGTGTCAATATCTGTCAGGAGCGATGCAAGACCCATCCTGAGAAAAAGCCCTGCATGA
- the LOC110641568 gene encoding RING-H2 finger protein ATL74-like, with protein MRIKDQHNETVMSSDNIGLATEIIIMAIIISVILLFVVIGLLVLVHACIVRRTSRNNFATERGSPDRRISMSRDDLEKLPSYDFIAKSKGSSPVDCAVCLENFKVGEKCWLLPICKHSFHAYCVDEWLMKTPICPICRTSAADSTRAGPGQAIGEESIHFSDRSFEMRGSVTTDSSHFSDASIEFREGQAQPSSGITSNDALMELSQSQEESAQSTTNPSSSSLDSISESAL; from the coding sequence ATGAGAATTAAAGATCAACACAATGAGACTGTAATGAGCAGCGATAATATTGGGCTTGCAACAGAGATTATAATCATGGCTATTATAATCTCTGTGATACTATTATTCGTGGTAATTGGGTTGTTGGTCTTAGTTCATGCATGTATTGTTAGAAGAACTTCCAGAAACAATTTTGCTACTGAGAGAGGAAGCCCTGATAGAAGAATTAGCATGTCACGAGATGACCTGGAGAAGCTTCCAAGCTATGATTTTATAGCAAAAAGCAAGGGAAGCAGCCCAGTAGATTGTGCAGTTTGCTTGGAAAACTTCAAGGTTGGCGAAAAGTGCTGGCTGTTGCCTATCTGCAAGCACAGTTTCCATGCTTATTGTGTAGATGAAtggcttatgaagacacccattTGTCCAATTTGCAGAACCAGTGCTGCTGATTCAACAAGGGCAGGGCCAGGGCAAGCAATAGGAGAAGAAAGTATCCATTTCAGTGATAGAAGCTTTGAAATGAGAGGCAGTGTCACAACAGACAGTAGCCATTTCAGTGATGCCAGCATTGAATTCAGGGAAGGACAGGCCCAGCCATCATCAGGAATAACTAGTAATGATGCTCTAATGGAGTTGAGCCAAAGCCAGGAAGAAAGTGCACAATCAACAACTAATCCCTCATCTTCTTCACTTGATTCCATTTCTGAATCTGCTCTATGA